GCGACTGCGGGTCCAGCGGCAGGCTGGCAAAGCGCGCCAGCAGCACCGCGCCGGCCAACACCGCGCCGGCCTGAAAGGCGCCGCCGCTGCGGCTCGACCCCGCCCACAGCAGATACACCGCCACCAGCAGCGCCAGCGGCACCGTGAGCGCTGCCACCCGCGCCAGCACCGGATCGTGCGGCAGCGGCCGATGGAGCGGGGCCGGCGCCGCCTGCACCGCCAGCGCAGCCACCAGCAGCACCGCGATTTCGAGCAGCGTGTCGTAGGCGCGAAAAGACAGCAGCACAGCCGTGACCGGGTGCGCGATCTCGGCTTGGGGCAGGGCCTGCGCCACAGCTTGGGTGGCGGCGCCAGCCAGCGGCTCGATGCCCAGCACGGCCAGCAGCAGCAGGGCGGCGCAAGCCAGCGCCAGCGCCCCGACCGTCCAACGCGGCCGCGAGCGCTGCGGCCGTGGCCAAGGCAGGCGCGGCTCGGGGGTGCGGGCGCTGCCGATGCGGCGGGATTCAAACTCGCTCGCCGCCAGCAGCAGCAAGGCCCCGGCCACCCCGGCGCCGATGGCGGCTTCGGCCAGCGCCACATCGGGCGCGCCCAAGCGCACCCAAACCAGCGCCAGCAACAAGCCAAAGGCGATGAACAGCACGCTGCCGATCTGCACCGAGCGCGCCAGCAGGGCCGCGCCGGCCAGCAGCAGCAAGGCCAAGGCCAGCAGCAGGTCGAGGGCGTTCATGGGGCGGCTTTGGGGGCTTGAGGCCCAGAATGGGGCGCAGATGCGGGCACCGGCAGCGTGCTGAGGCCGCTGTGGCCATTGTGGCCGTTGCCCGCTGCGCCTTGCGATTCCAGCAGGCAGCGGCGCGCGATCAAATAGCCCGAAGCCGCGCTGGCGGCCAGCGCCAGCAGCCAGATCAGCCCGATCTGCGCCGCCGCAGCCCACGATTCGGCGTGCAGCAGCAGCGCCAGGGCGGCCAGCCCGAGCCCGAGGTTGTCGGCCTTGGTGAGGGCGTGGATGCGGCTTAAAGTGTCGGGCAGGCGCAGCAGGCCGAGCGTGCCGGCGCTGAAAAACAGCGCCGCCAGCGCCAGCAGCAGCCAGGTAAGGGCCTCAAGCACGGTGCCGCTCCGGGCGCAGCCGCGCATAAGCCACGGCGGCCAGCAAGCCGAGCAGGGCAAACACCAGCGCCACGTCGCGCAGCGAGGGCCAGCCTTGCAGCGCCGCCAGCGTGAGCAGCAGCGCCACGCCGGTGCTGCCCAGCAGCTGCGCCGCCAGCAGGCGGTCGGTCAGGCCCGGGCCGCGCAGCACGCGCAACAGTCCGAGTGCTAAGTTGAGCACCAGCAGCAGGGCGAACAGGCCAAAGGCCAAGGGCAAGGAGGGCGGCAGGGTTTCCATGGTGGCTTCAGGGCTGTGGCGGCGGTTCGGGCGCGGTGGCGGGCGCAGGCGCCGATGCATACAAGGCCGCCACCAAGGCTTCCAGCCGGCGCACCTCAGACTCGATCGGCAGGCGGGTGTCGAGCGCGTGCAGCGTCAGGCGGCCGTCTTCGAGCCGCGCCGCCAAGGTGCCGGGCATCAGGCTGACCAGCAGCGCCAGCAGCACCTGCTGGCCTTCGTCGGGCAGGTGCAACGGCAGCTCCAGCAGGCCCGGTTGCAGCGGCATGCGCGGGGTGCAGACGCGCCGCGTCACGTCCAGTGCGCCCAGCAGCGATTGCCAAGCAAACACCCCCAGCAGGCGCGGCAAGGCGCGCCAGCGCAGGCGAGGGCTGGGCAGAAAATCGGTCGGTAGGGTGCAGGCCGGCCCATGCACGTGGCCCGCGACCGCCATGCAGCGCTGCCTTGCCCACAAAGCCAAGGCCACGGCCAGCGCCCCCAGCAGCCAGCCGTCGGCCCCCGGCCAGACCCCGGGCTGGCGCAACAGCAGCAGCCAGACCCCGGCCAAGGCCAGTGCCGCTGCCAGCAAGCGCTTGAATACGACCGGTTTCATGCTGCCCCTACGAATTTGCACGCGCAGCCCATTGCGCGCAAACGATTGTAGGGGGCAGGGGGCCAGTTCAGCGGCTGGATTGGCGCAGTTGCTGTGCCGCCTGCACCATGCGTTGCAGGGCTGGCCTGACCTCTGGCCACTGGCGCGTTTTGAGTCCGCAATCGGGGTTGACCCAAAGGCGTTCGGGCGCGATGCGCTGGGCCGCGCTGCGCAGCAGCGCCACCATGCGCTCGACTTCGGGTTGGTTGGGGGAGTGGATGTCGTAAACCCCCGGGCCGATGGCGTTGGGGTAGTCGTAGCGCTCGAAGGCTTCGAGCAAATCCAGTGCCGAGCGGGCGGTCTCGATGGTGATGACGTCGGCATCGAGGCGGGCAATGTGCTCGATGATGTCATTGAACTCGGCATAGCACATGTGGGTGTGGATCTGCGTGGTATCGCGCACCCCGTTGGCGCTCAGGCCAAAGCACGCCACTGCCCAATCGAGGTAGGCTGCCTGATCGGCTTTTTTGAGCGGTAGGCCTTCGCGCAGCGCGGGCTCGTCGATTTGGATCACCGCAATGCCAGCCTGCTCCAGATCGAGCACCTCGGCGCGCAGCGCCAGCGCCAGCTGTCGGCAGCTGAGCTCGCGCGGCTGGTCGTCGCGCACAAAAGACCAGTTGAGCATCGTGACCGGCCCGGTGAGCATGCCTTTCATGGGTTTGTGCGTGAGCGACTGGGCGTAGCGGCTCCAGTGCACCGTCATGGGCAGCCGGCGCTGCACGTCGCCGTAGAGTATGGGGGGCTTGACGCAGCGCGAGCCGTAGGACTGCACCCAGCCCTGGGTGGTGAAGGCGAAGCCCTCGAGTTGTTCGCCAAAATACTCCACCATGTCGTTGCGTTCGGCTTCGCCATGCACCAGCACGTCGAGCCCGAGCGCCTCTTGTTCGCGCACGCACAGTGCAATCTCGTCGCGCATGGCCTGCTCGTAGGCGGCGGCGTCGATCTGACCGCTTTTGAAGCGCTGTCTGGCCTGCCGGATCGCGCCGGTTTGCGGGAAAGAGCCGATGGTGGTGGTGGGCCACTGGGGCAGTTGCAACACCGCTTGCTGCTGGCGCGCGCGTTCTGCGTAGGGGCTGGGGCGGTGCGCGGGCAAGGCGTTGCTGGCGCGCAGGGCGGCTTGCACCTCGCTGCGGTGCACCCGCGTGGATTGCGCACGCTCGATCAGCCCGTGCTGGTGCAACTGCAGTTGGTCTGCGACGCTCTGGCGCCCGTGGTTGAGGGCGCGCGCCAGCAGGTGCAGCTCCTGCAGTTTTTGGCGCGCAAATGAGAGCCAGCCGCGCAGCGATGGATCGAGATTGGGTTCGGCATCCAAGTCCAGCGGCACGTGCAGCAGTGAGCACGAGGGCGCGATCCAGAGCCGCTCTTGCAGCCGCTGTGCCAGCGGCTCGAGCCAGCCGAGCGCTGCATAAAGGTCGGTTTTCCAGACGTTGCGGCCGTCGATCACGCCCAGCGAAAGCACCTTGGTGGAGGGCAGCAGGTTGAGCAGGGCGCTCACCTCATCGCGGCCGCGCACGGCGTCGATGTGCAAACCCGCCACCGGAAGATTGGCAGCCAGATAGCGGTTGTCGCCCAAGCCCCCAAAATAGCTGGCCAGCAAGATTTGCACGGGTGCGTTTTTGAGCTGGTGGTAGGCCAGATTGAAGGCGTGCTGCCAGTCGGGGTCGAGGTCTTGCACCAGTATCGGTTCATCGATCTGCACCCACGTGGCGCCCCACGCATGCAGGCGCTTGAGCAGTTCGGCATACACCTCGAGCAAGGCGGGCAGCAGCTGCAAGCGATCGCCCCCGCCCCGCATCTTGCCCAGCCACAGGTAGGTGACGGGGCCAATGAGCACCGGCTTGCCGCGCACGCCCTGGGCCAAGGCTTCGCCCCATTGTTGGCGCAAGCGTCGGTCGTCGAGCTCGAAGCGGGTCTGGGTGTCAAACTCGGGCACCAGATAGTGGTAGTTGGTGTCGAACCATTTGGTCATTTCGGCAGCTGCAATGGCGCCGCCACAACACGCGGCCCGACCTTGGCCGCGCGCCAGCCTAAAGTAGTGCTCGAGTTCATCACCCCCAAAACCCTGCGCCCGCTGGGGCAGGTGCCCGAGTGTGAAACTCATGTCGAGCATGTGGTCGTAGAGCGAAAAATCGCCCACGGGAGCCCAATCGAGCGTGTCTTGCCAAGCCCAATGGCGCTGGCGCAGCGCTTGCGCGCAATCGAGCAGCGCCGCCGAGTCGGTTTCGGCGCGCCAGTAGGCCTCGAGGGCGAATTTCAGTTCCCGGCGCATACCCATGCGCGGAAAACCCAAGTTGTGGGTGGTAACCATCTCACTCCAATGCGGTTGCGATTCAAACGGACGCAGCGCCCCCAGCGGGCGCTGTGGCCGGCTTGCAGCAGCGCAAAGCGTTGCTGCGTAAGCCGGTCAGGCCGATGATGCCCTTGACAATGGATGAAGTAAAATGGTCTTATTTCAGATTTCAATGAACATCAATCATGATTGAGCGCACTCATTTGGCGATCTTGCGCGAGGTGGAGCGCACCGGTTCGCTCACCGCTGCGGCGCAGCGCCTGCACCTGACGCAATCGGCGCTGAGCCACAGCATGCGCAAGCTCGAAGACCGTTTTGGCACACCCATTTGGCGGCGCGAAGGTCGGCGCCTGATTCCAACCCAAGCCGGGCAGTACCTGCTGAACCTGGCGCAGCGCTTGCTGCCGCAACTGGAGCACGCCGAGCAGCGCATGCAGCAGTTTGCGCGCGGTGAGCGCGGCAGCTTGCGGGTGGGCATGGAATGCCATCCCTGCTACCTTTGGCTCATGCAGTACGTGGCCCCCTACTTGGCGCGCTGGCCCGATGTGGACTTGGATGTCAAGCAAAAATTTGAATTTGGAGGTATCGGGGCCTTGTTTGCGCACGACATCGACGTGCTGGTGACGCCCGATCCGCACCACAAGCCGGGGCTGCATTTTGAACCCGTGCACGCCTACGAGCAGGTGTTGGTGCTGGCCCAAGGGCACGCTCTGGCGCAGCAGGATCGGGTGCAGCCACAGGAGCTGTCTTCCGAGGTGCTGCTGACCTACCCGGTGCCGCCCGAACGGCTGGATGTGTACAGCCAATTCCTGACGCCGGCTGGGGTGGCACCACGCTTGCACAAAACGGTGGAAAACACCGAAGTGTTGTTGCAGTTGGTGGCCAGCGGACGCGGTGTGACGGCGCTGCCGCTGTGGGTGGTGCAAGCGCACCGCGACCGCCTGCCCATCGTCGCCGTGCGGCTGGGTGCTCGGGGCATACAAAAGCACATACACCTAGGTCTGCGCAGCGCAGACCTGGGTGTGCCGTACGTCAACGACCTGCTGGAACTGGTGCGTCAGGGCTCAACCGCCCCGCCGGGTGCAATGGCGGCTTGACCCGTCCTTCAGCGCGCCGCCAGCAGTTCGGCCACGTCGAGCAGCACCAGTTCGTTGTCGTCGGCGCGGTTGGGGTGGCGGCTGCTCGAGAACGGTAGGTTGTTGTCGTTGCCGACCACGATGTGGCGCGCATCCACCTGATCGACGTTTTCGATCGTGAAGAAGGGGAAGGTCAGCACGCCGTCGTTGAGCGGTACGCGCGCCAGCCGGTTCGGGTCTTGGATGCGCATCAGGTCGATGAAGCCGATCTTGCGCACAGCGTCGTTGACATTGGCTTCGCTCATCTCGATTTTGTAAACGCGCTTGAAGCGTGCGATGTCGTGGAAGCAGTCGGCGCGGCGCTGGCCGTCGGGGCAGGCGCGGTCGGCGGTGCCCTCGCCGCTGTCGCGCTCGATTACCAAGGCGGTGGTGGGGCTGATCATGTTGAAGTCGCCGATGGCGTGGGTGTCGGCCTCGAGGGTGTAGCGCCACTGACGGCCGGTCCAGCGCTCGGTGGCCACGTCGAACTCGAGCACGCGCAAAAAGCCGCGGCCGTCGCGCTGTTCAAAGGCGCGCGTGCTGGCGTCCCACAGCGGGCTTTCGAGCATGGCAAACAGGCGGCTGCCGTCGGGTGATGACGCCAAGCCTTCGAAGCCGCGCGAACGGCGCACCTGAAAAGCCACTTCGCCGCCCGGCACGGCGGGGGTGCGCACGTTGGGGTGGTCGGGCGAAATCACGGTGCGGCCATCGACCTGGGTTTCGAACACACCCCGCACACGGCCCTGCATATCGACCTTGATCAGGTAGGGGCCGAACTCGTCGCCGATCCAGAAATGCCCGCCAGCGATCTGCACGCCCTCGGGGTCGAAGTCGGAGCCGGTCAGGAAACGCTGCGGCGTGCCCTCGTGGATGATGCGAAACGGCACCCGGCGATCGGGGTCGTGCAAGAACACGGTCTCGAGCCGATCCCAGCGGTTGGTCTGAAAATTGATGCGGTAGCGGCTCAAATGCAGCATGAAGTCGGGCGAATTGGCGCGGTTGCCGGCACCGTTGTCGGTCAGCAGCCAGAAGCTGCCGTCGGCGTTGTGCAAAATGCCCGAATGGCCTTGCATGGGTTGGCCTCGAAACGGCACCTGCACCCCGGTGGGGCGGCCAGCCGAGCGGCCCTCGATGCTGCCGATGGCCTCCACCCGCTGGCCGGTGGTGAACTTGCCAGCGTGTTGCAGGTCGGCGGGCGCCCCAGCAGGGGCCGGGACGAGCGTGAGCGCGGGCAATATGGCATGCCCTGCCAAGCGGGCCGGAAATTCGGTTTGAGCCAAGGCGGGGGCAGACAGCAGGCCCAGCGACAGGGCGGCGGCGGCGCAGAATGACAGTTTCATGGGCGGTCGGTGGCTTGGGTGGGTGGGTTTTTCGGGGGGCGAATTGCGGCAGCGCGCGCGGGGTAGCGCGAGCCGAACGATTCGAAAACCACTGTGCCAGCGGCATATGAAAGCGCCGCGACCGGATGATGAAGCTTGCGTGAAATCGCCGCCAGCCGCTTAGCCCGGTGCCAGCAGGCTGGCGAGGTCGAAGGCGGGGTCGGCGGCCTGCTCTGGGGTGGGCGAGAGGCCGGCGTCGAGCAGTTTGCGCGCTTGCAGGTGCTCGCGGGTGGCGTTGACGCTGTCCACGGCGAGCAGGCGCGGGCCGCGAAAGTGGTACAAACTGAAAGCGCCAGCGTCCATTGTGCCGCGCAGCACCCAATGGTCGGCCCCGGCGCTCAGGCCGGCCATTTGCAGTTTTTTGTCGTACTGTTCGCTCCAGAACCAAGGCGTGGCGACAAAGGGGCGCTCTTGCCCGAGGATGGAGGCGGCCACGCTTTTGGCCTGTTCGGTGGCGTTGTGCACCGATTCCAGCCGCAGCAGCGTGCCATCGGGCAGGCGGCGGGCGGTGCAGTCGCCGGCGGCGTAGATGTGGGGGTCGCTGCTGCGCCCGCAGGCATCGACGACCACGCCGCGCTCGCAGTCCAGCCCGGCGGCCTGGGCCAGCGCGTCGTTGGCTTGCACCCCGATGCCCACCAGCACGGCGGCGCCAGGGCAATGGCTGCCATCTTGCAGCCAAGCGCCGCGCACCTGCCCGTCGGGCCCGGTTTCCAGCGCGGCCAGTTGTGCGCCGAGCCGCACCTGCACCCCGTGGTGGCGGTGCAGATCGGCGTACCAGTCGGACAAAGCCGGTGCCAGCACGCGGCCCAGCAAGCGCGGGGCGGCTTCGAGCACGGTGACTTCGACCCCGAGCTTGCGTGCGCTGGCCGCCACTTCGAGGCCGATGAAGCCACCGCCGATCACCAGCAAGGGCTGCTGCTGGCGCTGGCAGTCGGCCAAACGCGCCGCCAGCGCGGTGGCGTCGTCGAGGCCGCGCAGGCTGAGCACACCCAGAGCCGGTGCGCCCGGCAAGGCCAGCGGGCGCGGGCTGGCGCCGGTGGCCAGCACCAGCGCGGCATAGGGCAGGGTGCTGCCGTCGGCCAGCCGCAGCCGGCGCTGGGCGCGCTCAATGGCTTGCACGCGCACGCCCACGCGCAGATCGATGCCTTTGCGCGCCAGCGCCTCGGGGGCGCGCATCAGCAACTGGGCCGCTTGCAGCTCGCCACACAGCCAAGCTTTGGACAGCGGCGGCCGGCGGTAGGGCGGGTGTGGCTCCTCGCCCAGCACGGTGAGGGGGCCGGCGTAGCCGCCGCTGCGCAGCGCCTCGGCGGTTTGCACGCCAGCCTGCCCAGCCCCGATGATCAAAACGCCGCTCGGTTCGCCACCCGGTTCGCCACTTTTTTCTAGGGTCTGCGGTGGCGCACCCAGGCTGGATTGGATCAGGCTGGGCGGGATCATGGTGTGCCCTTGGGCTGGGACTTCATTCGGGACTTCAATTGGGGCTTCATTCTTGCGCCGCCGGCAGGCGCAGAATCAGGCCATCGAGGCGCGCCGTGGCCTTGATCTGGCAGGCCAGGCGACTGTTGGGGCGGCGCTCGGCGGCCACGTGCTCGAGCATGTCGAGTTCGGTCTGGCTGGGTTCGGCCAGATCGGGCAAGTGGCTTTCATCGACGTAGCAGTGGCAGGTGGCGCAAGCGCAGGAGCCGCCGCACTCGCCCAAGATGCCCTCGATGCCGTTGGCGATCGCGCCTTGCATCAGGTTCCAGCCCTCGGGCAGATCGACGGTGCAGGTCTGGCCGTGGGCCTCGATGTAGGTGATTTGTGCCATGCAAGTGCGTCCGAAAAGTGCGTCCGAAAAATAAAAAATCAGCCTGCAGCCAGTTCGAGCACCAGCGGGCTGCGAAAGGTGGAGGAAGGCATCCAAGGCAGTTGCTCGGCCACCCGATGGTATTCGGGCACCACGCGGTGGAACTCCTCGAAGGCTATTTTGAGCGCCAGCCTGGCAATGGCCGTGCCCAAGCAGGCGTGTACGCCGCCACCAAAACCCAAATGGCCGCGCGGCTTGCGTCCGATGTCGTAGCGGTCTGGGTCGGGGAACTGGCGCTCGTCGCGGTTGCCGCTGCCATAGGCCAGGCAGACGAAGTCGCCGGTGCGCATGGTCTGGCCGTGCAGCGTCACGTCTTTCATCAGGCGGCGGCGAAAGCGCTGCGCCGAGGTGTTGTAGCGCAGGCTTTCTTCGATCGCGTCGGGCAGCAGCGAGGGGTCGGCCACCACGGAGCGCCGAGCCGCGTCGAAGCTGGCGAGGTTGTAGGCCAGCATCATCATGAAGCCCCCCAGCGACTCGACCCCGGCCATGATCAGGGTGGTGGTGGTGAGCAGCACCTCGCGCTCGTCGAGGCGGTCGCCGTCGATTTCGGCCATGGCGAAGTGGCTGATCAGGTCGTTGCGCGGCTCGGCACGGCGCAAGGCGATCACTTGCGCGGCGTAGTTTTGCATCCATTGGTAGGCGGCGATGTGCTCGGGGCCCTTGGCGCGGGTGCGGGCATCGCTTTGCACCATCAGCACCGCGTGGTCGCGCACTTCGTGCTCGGCCACCAGCGCTTCCTCGCCCATCGGCAGGCCGAGCGCGCTCATCAACACCTTGACCGTGAATTGCGACGACACGTCTTTGAAATCGAACTGCGACACGCCGCGCAGCTGGCCAAACACCTGCTGCGCCACGGCGCGGATCGGCTCTTCGAGCGCCTGCAGGTTGCGCTTCATGAAGGCGTGTTGCACCAGGGCGCGCAGGCGGTCGTGCCGGGGTGGGTCGGAGCTGCCCAGGGTGGCACCGGCGCGGCCCGGCAGTTCGGTCATCAGGTTGCCGCTGGCGCTGGAGTACGTTTGCCAGTCGTTGAGCGCGCTCACGATGTCCACATAGCGCGACAACACCCACATTTGCGCCTGCTCGCTCCAAAAGCATGGGTGTTCGTCGCGCAGTCGGCGGTAGTAGGGGAACGGGTCGGCGTCGATCGCCGGCGCATAGGGGTCGAACTGGAAGCTGAACATGGCGCGGGTCTCCTGCGTGTGCTGGGCCTTCTGGGGCCGGCTTGGTGTTTTGTTTGGCTTTGCTTGATTGCTCGGCCAAGGCCCAAACTGTAGGGCCGAGAGGGCTTTGAAGGCGTGCAAAAATCTAGGCGATTGCTGGTACTTTTGAATCAAAATGCAACCATGACCGATCGCTCCTTTGTGCGCCCCTCTGTGCCATCCCTCGCATCTGGCCGGCCAGCGCCGCAGGGCCCAAGCCGGAGCAATGGCGCTGGCGTTCCCAGCCAATCGGCCGACTTGGCCGGCCCACCTTGGGCCGGCGGCAGGCACATCCCCAGTTTCGCACTCTATGGCGAGGCGGCGTCGCTGGGGCAGGAGTTGCTGCACATCGAAGAGGTGCAGTCGCGCAGCCGCCTCTACCATTGGGAAATCCAGCCGCACACGCACCAGGGGCTGTACCAAGTGCTGTGGCTGTGGCGCGGCCAGGCCGAGGTGCTGCTCGACGAGCACCGCAGCGCAGCGCAGGCGCCGGCGGCTATCGTGCTGCCACCCAGTGTGGTGCACGGCTTCCGCTTTACCCCCGAAACCGATGGCCGCGTGCTGACGCTGAGCGCACGCTGGCTGCTCGAGGGCGAGACGGGGGCGCTTGGAACGGCCTTTCAGGAGCTGTTTGCCGCCCCGCGCCTGTTGCACTTTTGGGCCGAGGAAGCTGTGGCGCAGCGGCTCGATGCGCTGTTTCGGGAGCTCACGCACGAGTTTCAATGGCCCACCGGGGCGGGCGGCTCGCCGGTGCTGGGCTGGCTGGCGCGGGCGCTGGTGTGGCGCCTGGCACAGGC
This sequence is a window from Serpentinimonas maccroryi. Protein-coding genes within it:
- a CDS encoding monovalent cation/H+ antiporter complex subunit F, encoding METLPPSLPLAFGLFALLLVLNLALGLLRVLRGPGLTDRLLAAQLLGSTGVALLLTLAALQGWPSLRDVALVFALLGLLAAVAYARLRPERHRA
- a CDS encoding Na+/H+ antiporter subunit E; translation: MKPVVFKRLLAAALALAGVWLLLLRQPGVWPGADGWLLGALAVALALWARQRCMAVAGHVHGPACTLPTDFLPSPRLRWRALPRLLGVFAWQSLLGALDVTRRVCTPRMPLQPGLLELPLHLPDEGQQVLLALLVSLMPGTLAARLEDGRLTLHALDTRLPIESEVRRLEALVAALYASAPAPATAPEPPPQP
- a CDS encoding LysR family transcriptional regulator, giving the protein MIERTHLAILREVERTGSLTAAAQRLHLTQSALSHSMRKLEDRFGTPIWRREGRRLIPTQAGQYLLNLAQRLLPQLEHAEQRMQQFARGERGSLRVGMECHPCYLWLMQYVAPYLARWPDVDLDVKQKFEFGGIGALFAHDIDVLVTPDPHHKPGLHFEPVHAYEQVLVLAQGHALAQQDRVQPQELSSEVLLTYPVPPERLDVYSQFLTPAGVAPRLHKTVENTEVLLQLVASGRGVTALPLWVVQAHRDRLPIVAVRLGARGIQKHIHLGLRSADLGVPYVNDLLELVRQGSTAPPGAMAA
- a CDS encoding NAD(P)/FAD-dependent oxidoreductase, encoding MIPPSLIQSSLGAPPQTLEKSGEPGGEPSGVLIIGAGQAGVQTAEALRSGGYAGPLTVLGEEPHPPYRRPPLSKAWLCGELQAAQLLMRAPEALARKGIDLRVGVRVQAIERAQRRLRLADGSTLPYAALVLATGASPRPLALPGAPALGVLSLRGLDDATALAARLADCQRQQQPLLVIGGGFIGLEVAASARKLGVEVTVLEAAPRLLGRVLAPALSDWYADLHRHHGVQVRLGAQLAALETGPDGQVRGAWLQDGSHCPGAAVLVGIGVQANDALAQAAGLDCERGVVVDACGRSSDPHIYAAGDCTARRLPDGTLLRLESVHNATEQAKSVAASILGQERPFVATPWFWSEQYDKKLQMAGLSAGADHWVLRGTMDAGAFSLYHFRGPRLLAVDSVNATREHLQARKLLDAGLSPTPEQAADPAFDLASLLAPG
- the mbhE gene encoding hydrogen gas-evolving membrane-bound hydrogenase subunit E; the protein is MNALDLLLALALLLLAGAALLARSVQIGSVLFIAFGLLLALVWVRLGAPDVALAEAAIGAGVAGALLLLAASEFESRRIGSARTPEPRLPWPRPQRSRPRWTVGALALACAALLLLAVLGIEPLAGAATQAVAQALPQAEIAHPVTAVLLSFRAYDTLLEIAVLLVAALAVQAAPAPLHRPLPHDPVLARVAALTVPLALLVAVYLLWAGSSRSGGAFQAGAVLAGAVLLARFASLPLDPQSHFTRPPVLALGLAVFILVGVVAGALAGAALAYPAGWTKALVLTIEAALMVSIAATLVALFGGSKAA
- the metE gene encoding 5-methyltetrahydropteroyltriglutamate--homocysteine S-methyltransferase is translated as MVTTHNLGFPRMGMRRELKFALEAYWRAETDSAALLDCAQALRQRHWAWQDTLDWAPVGDFSLYDHMLDMSFTLGHLPQRAQGFGGDELEHYFRLARGQGRAACCGGAIAAAEMTKWFDTNYHYLVPEFDTQTRFELDDRRLRQQWGEALAQGVRGKPVLIGPVTYLWLGKMRGGGDRLQLLPALLEVYAELLKRLHAWGATWVQIDEPILVQDLDPDWQHAFNLAYHQLKNAPVQILLASYFGGLGDNRYLAANLPVAGLHIDAVRGRDEVSALLNLLPSTKVLSLGVIDGRNVWKTDLYAALGWLEPLAQRLQERLWIAPSCSLLHVPLDLDAEPNLDPSLRGWLSFARQKLQELHLLARALNHGRQSVADQLQLHQHGLIERAQSTRVHRSEVQAALRASNALPAHRPSPYAERARQQQAVLQLPQWPTTTIGSFPQTGAIRQARQRFKSGQIDAAAYEQAMRDEIALCVREQEALGLDVLVHGEAERNDMVEYFGEQLEGFAFTTQGWVQSYGSRCVKPPILYGDVQRRLPMTVHWSRYAQSLTHKPMKGMLTGPVTMLNWSFVRDDQPRELSCRQLALALRAEVLDLEQAGIAVIQIDEPALREGLPLKKADQAAYLDWAVACFGLSANGVRDTTQIHTHMCYAEFNDIIEHIARLDADVITIETARSALDLLEAFERYDYPNAIGPGVYDIHSPNQPEVERMVALLRSAAQRIAPERLWVNPDCGLKTRQWPEVRPALQRMVQAAQQLRQSSR
- a CDS encoding helix-turn-helix domain-containing protein, with the protein product MAGPPWAGGRHIPSFALYGEAASLGQELLHIEEVQSRSRLYHWEIQPHTHQGLYQVLWLWRGQAEVLLDEHRSAAQAPAAIVLPPSVVHGFRFTPETDGRVLTLSARWLLEGETGALGTAFQELFAAPRLLHFWAEEAVAQRLDALFRELTHEFQWPTGAGGSPVLGWLARALVWRLAQASAQQRQAAPAGTRAHQHQALFTRFLLLLEQHFLEHWPLQRYAERLGLSLQRLNRLTRSASGRSALELVHERLTREACRRLLYIAAPAASLALELGFDDPAYFSRFFKRRTGQSPQQYRQAQRQAVQVVRTVAQPPPAGG
- a CDS encoding 2Fe-2S iron-sulfur cluster-binding protein; this encodes MAQITYIEAHGQTCTVDLPEGWNLMQGAIANGIEGILGECGGSCACATCHCYVDESHLPDLAEPSQTELDMLEHVAAERRPNSRLACQIKATARLDGLILRLPAAQE
- a CDS encoding monovalent cation/H(+) antiporter subunit G; this encodes MLEALTWLLLALAALFFSAGTLGLLRLPDTLSRIHALTKADNLGLGLAALALLLHAESWAAAAQIGLIWLLALAASAASGYLIARRCLLESQGAAGNGHNGHSGLSTLPVPASAPHSGPQAPKAAP
- a CDS encoding esterase-like activity of phytase family protein, producing the protein MKLSFCAAAALSLGLLSAPALAQTEFPARLAGHAILPALTLVPAPAGAPADLQHAGKFTTGQRVEAIGSIEGRSAGRPTGVQVPFRGQPMQGHSGILHNADGSFWLLTDNGAGNRANSPDFMLHLSRYRINFQTNRWDRLETVFLHDPDRRVPFRIIHEGTPQRFLTGSDFDPEGVQIAGGHFWIGDEFGPYLIKVDMQGRVRGVFETQVDGRTVISPDHPNVRTPAVPGGEVAFQVRRSRGFEGLASSPDGSRLFAMLESPLWDASTRAFEQRDGRGFLRVLEFDVATERWTGRQWRYTLEADTHAIGDFNMISPTTALVIERDSGEGTADRACPDGQRRADCFHDIARFKRVYKIEMSEANVNDAVRKIGFIDLMRIQDPNRLARVPLNDGVLTFPFFTIENVDQVDARHIVVGNDNNLPFSSSRHPNRADDNELVLLDVAELLAAR
- a CDS encoding cytochrome P450 — protein: MFSFQFDPYAPAIDADPFPYYRRLRDEHPCFWSEQAQMWVLSRYVDIVSALNDWQTYSSASGNLMTELPGRAGATLGSSDPPRHDRLRALVQHAFMKRNLQALEEPIRAVAQQVFGQLRGVSQFDFKDVSSQFTVKVLMSALGLPMGEEALVAEHEVRDHAVLMVQSDARTRAKGPEHIAAYQWMQNYAAQVIALRRAEPRNDLISHFAMAEIDGDRLDEREVLLTTTTLIMAGVESLGGFMMMLAYNLASFDAARRSVVADPSLLPDAIEESLRYNTSAQRFRRRLMKDVTLHGQTMRTGDFVCLAYGSGNRDERQFPDPDRYDIGRKPRGHLGFGGGVHACLGTAIARLALKIAFEEFHRVVPEYHRVAEQLPWMPSSTFRSPLVLELAAG